Genomic segment of Myxococcus stipitatus:
TACACAGCACCGAGTCGATGGCCGCGCCCTTCACGCCCAGCGCCGGCACCAGCCGCAAGGGCCCCGTCCACTCCGGGAGCCCCGCGCCACCGAACACCAGGAGCAGGTCCGTCATGAGGTTCACCACGTTGGCCACCAACGTGGACACCACCAGGGGCCGGATGTTCGCGGTGGACGTCAGGTACGTGCGCACCGTCATGTAGGCCAGCATCAGCGGGAGGCTGGGGGAGCGCCAGATGAGGTAGTCGCGCGTCTGGGACAGCTCCGGCTCCACCACCCCCACCAGCGGCAGCAGCGCCGGCACACCGAACAGGAGCAGCCACAGCACCGAGCCCGCCGCCAGCGCCAGCCAGCCGCCCTGCCACAAGAGGGCTCGGGCCCGCGACTCGTTGCGTGCGCCGATGGCCTGGGACAGGAGCGGGTCCAGGCCCATCATCAGCCCCATGCCGAAGCTGCTGATGGCGAAGAAGAGGCCGTTGCCCAACCCCGCCGCGGCCAGCTGCGAGGTGCCCGCGTGCCCCATCACCAGCGTGTCCACCAACCCCATGAGCGCCTGGCCGGCCTGCGCGATGGCGATGGGGATGGCCAGCTTCATCAAGGCCTTGAACTCGATGCGCAGTGTCGGTCGAAGCTCGGACTGGGGGGGTAGGACGGCGGTAGACATGACGGGCCGGGCTATAGCGCCTTCCGAAATGGAAAGCGCGGCCCGCGAGGGACGCATTCATGTGCCCCCGCCTGACTTTTCGCCAGGCGAACCACCCCTCCTCGAATGAGACGGGCCCCGGACAACCCGCGTCCAGAGCCCGCCTTGTCACGTCACCTGCCGAGCACCTCAGTGCAGGGGCGGCTGGAAGTACGTGGTCGCCACCGGCGTCTGGAGCGACTGCGCCTTCGCCGCGCGCACCCCCGCGTCGGAGATGGCGTACACGTAGTCATCCGCCATGACGCTGCGGCGCACGAAGGGCGTCCAGACCCCGGTCCACCGGTTCACGTTGGCGCGCTGGTACATGTCGTTCATCGACACCGCCCCCAGCGGCGTGATGCCCGTGGCCGTGTCCACGCGGAACACGCGCAGCTCGCTCGTGAAGCCCTGCCAGTAATTCCCCGAGCCCTGTCCCCAGTCCATGAACGGCACGGCCAGGAGGCCCTTGGACGGGAAGAAGTTGAACGCCTTGTGCTCGTACAGCGCCTCGCTGTAGCTGGAGAGCGTCCCCACGCGATGCGTGAAGGTCTCCTTGGGGTTGGCCAGGTCGCTCACGTCGAAGAGCGACACCTTCAGCGCGCGGCTGGTCCAGCCGCCATCCAGGTCCCGGTCCTCGCCGAAGGTGAGCAGGTGCGTGTCCCCCAGCGGGTGGATGTACGTGGAGAAGCCCGGGATGCTCAGCGCGCCCACCTTGCGAGGATGCGCCGGGTCGCTCAGGTCGAAGGTGAAGAGCGGGTCCTTCTGCAGGAAGGTGACGACGTAGCCCTTCTTCCCCACGAAGCGCGCGCTGAAGATGCGCTCGCCCGGCGCCAGGTCCTCGCTGCGCCCCAGCTCCTTCAAGCCGTCGCCCCGGTCCGCGAGGGTGACGACGCGGCTGACGGTGTTCACCCCACCGCCCGGAGGGCCCGACGTGTTGCCCATTCCGAAGTCCCTCATCGTGGTCACCGTGGTGGCCACGCGCAGGACGCCTTCGTACTCGTCCATCGCGAACTGGTTCACCAGGCTGCCCTGCACGGAGCCACTGGCCACATAGGCGGCGCGGCCCGGCTCACGGATGTCGAACTTGTGCAGGTACGTGTGGTCGGACTCGTTCGCCGGCTGCGACCACCACCAGTGGCTCACCGCGAGGTAGAGCGACTCGGCGGACGCGTACACTTCGCCAGGCGCGGACACCACGCTGGTGTGTCCCGGCGGAGTCCCGTCTCCTGGCGCATCCAGGTCCAGCGACACCACCGTCACGAAGCCCAGGCCGCTGGAGGCATTGGGCCGGTAGAAGTCCGAGCACGCGCGGTGCAGCGGCGTCACCTTCCCATCCGCCGCCACGCTCCGCCCGGAGGAAATCCAGTTGTCGAGCGATTGGGCGCGGATGAGCTTCTCGTTCTTGGAGATGAGCGCGTCGATGGCCTTGTCCAGGCGGTCCCGGTCCTCGAACAGCTCGCGCGAGTACTCGGGGGAGAAGCGCACGTCGTCGGGCCAGCGGAAGTCGTCGGAGAGCACCAGCCGCACCGCGCCATCCACGCGCCGGGCGCTGAGATAGGACCCCGGCAGATACAGCTGCCGCGCCACCTGGGGCGCCGCCAGGTTCGCCACGTCCACCACGGTGACCTTCAGCGTGTCGCCCCCCTGAGGGCCGCCACAGTTGAAGCCCGCGCAGTCCGCGACCAGTCCCAACCCGATGCCAGGGCCCCAGACCGAGGGCCGTCCCGGGCGGCCGTCATCCACCTGCGAGGTGATGACCAGCCGGCGGCGCTCCTTGTCGTAGAGCATCTCCCGGGGCGCGCCCTCGATGTCCATCGTCGCGGACAAGGTGAGCTGCTCCGCGGGCCAGGAGCGGTGCACGTACAGCCGGGAGCCCGACAGCACGAAGAGGTTGGTGCCGTCGTTCTGGACGAAGTCCGCCTCGTGGACACCCGCCACCTGGTTGTTGGTGCCCGTGTAGTCGTCGGGCTCGCGAGGTGAGCCGGAGCCGTCGTCCTCCGGCTGTCCGCCCATGTTCGGGAGGGAGGGCATGCCGTCGCCCATCCACCAGCCTCGGGGGCGCGAGGCCTCCAACATCGCGCGCATGCGCTTGGTCGCCGTGTCCTCGATGAAGGACTCCAAGGACTCACAGCTCGAGAACGCGTCCAGCCGAGCCTCCTGCCGCACCGGCTCGTTCTCCATCCACCAGGGCTGTTTGTCGTCGCCGCACCCCACGACCGCCATCGCCGCAAGCCCTACCCACCCGTAGCGCTTCCATTGCCGCATAAGGCTCCTCTCGTCTGTCGACCGGGCCCCACCCGCACGTGACTCCCCACGCGTCCCGAAGGTCTCTGGGGCCCGCGCCGCTCTTGCCACCCCCATGCCAACAAAGGGATGACTCGGAACTTCGGGGTTTCCAGGGGGTTGCGACTCCGAGCGTCTCAGAAACCTGATGCGCGCGGTGTACCGGGGGGAGGAAAACCGTGAGTCCTTGGAACGAAGCGGACGAACTGCTGCGTCAACGCCGGGTCCATGCGCTCCAGGCGCAGGCCCATGCCCGCGGGGGCGCGGAAGGCGCCAGGGAGGCGGGGAGGATTGGACCAGACCACCGTGGCCTCGGCGGAGCAGGGTGTGCGCTGTCCGGCGAGCAACACCCGCAGGGACAGCTTCGTGCCCTCGCGCGCCGGCGTGAGGGTGCGCACGAAGAGTCCCTCGGGGCTCGCGTCGTGGCTGAAGCCCGACAGCGTCGCGCCGCCGCCCACCGGGGAGAACTCCACCACGGTGAAGAAGGGCACGCGCTCCGCGGCGCGCAGGGGCACCCGCTCCGGCACCAGCCGCGACAGCACGCGGCCCAGGAGCTCATCCGCGCCCAGGTGACGCTTCTCCAGGAGCGGCGCGCCCGAGAGCGCCTGCGCACGCGCCAGCACCTCGGCTGACTCCTCCGCGCGCGACAGCAGCACCAGCGGCTTGCGCGGATGGACCTCGCGCAGCTTCGCGGCCAGGGCCAGCGTCTCGCGCGGGGACCGCGACACGTCCACGAGGAAGCCATCCAGCAGCGCCGCGTGCTCGCTCGCGAGCTTCTCCGCGTCCTGCGCGTCGCGGGCGTACAGGACGTGCAGCCCCTCCTGCTCCAGCGCTCCGCCCAGGAACGTGTGCAGGAAGCGTCCGCCCTCCACGAGCAGCATCCGGCGGCCCTTCGGAGGGCCCTCCTTCGAGCGCTCGCGGGCGCCTCGCACCGCCACGAGCTTCGCCTGCAGCGCCTCCAGCACCACGGGCTTGGGCAGGAAGTCGTCGGCGCCCGCGCGCCAGCAGTGCATCACCTCGTGCGGCTCTCCCGCGGAGGTGAACATGATGACGGGCACGTTGCGGCCTGCCGGGTGTGACTTCACCGCGCGGCAGACCTCGTCGCCCTGCATGCGCTCCATGCGCAGGTCCATCAGGATGAGCATGGGCGCGCGGCGCGTCAGCTCCGCCAGACACGCCTCGCCGCCCTCCAGCGTCACCGGCTCGCAACCCAGCCGCGCCAGGTGCAGCCGCACCACCTCGCGAGCCGTGCGCGAGTCATCCACCACGAACACAGGCTCTCGCGTGGTGGAAGTGGGAGCATTCATGGTCAGGCGCGCGGCTCCTGCTTGCCGGACAGCAGCTGCGTGAGCTGCCGGGCGATGGCGGCGCACTTCGCCGCGTCCTTGCCATCCAACGCGGTGCGGCCCCCGTCGAGCAACCGCTGCACGGTGCCCACCGCGGCCTCCGCCTCCGGACTGGGGTTCTCCTGCGCGCTCTTCTGGAGCAGCCGCGCCAGCTTCTCGCCCCGCTCCAGGAGCTTGCGGAAGGTCTCCTCCGCGCGCTTCGCGTCCACCACGCCCTGAGACTTCGCGTAGTTCGCCTGCTCCGCGCCCAGCTTCTCCGCCTCGCCGTGGGGCAGCCCAGCGCGCGCCTCCAGCCGCACCGTCTCCATGTTGCCGGTGGTCAGGTCGGTGGCCTTCACCGACAGGATGGCCTCGCCGGACAGCTCGAAGACGACCTCCAGGGGCACGTCTCCGCGCGCCGCCACGTGCAGGCTCTTGAGCACCACCTCGCCCAGCTTGTGGTTCTCGTCCTGGAACTCGCTCTCCCCCTGGTACACGGGGATGCGCGCCTCGGACTGGCCGGAGGTGCCCGGGAAGAAGATGTCGCGCGCGACGACGGGCACGCCCGTGTTCTTGCCGATGAGCCGCTTCACGCGCCCGCCCAGCACGCCCACGCCCAGGCTCTGGCTGGCCACGTCCAGGAGCAGCGCCTGACCGGATTGACGCAAGAGCTCATCGGCCTGCACCGCCGCGCCCAGCGCCACGGCCTCGTCCGGATGCACGTCCGTGGACGGCGCGCGGCCGAAGAAGTCCGCCACCAGCCGGCGCATCATCGGCACCCGCGTCATGCCGCCCACCAGCAGCACCACGTCCACGGAGCGCGGATCCATCTTCGCCTCGCGCATCACGCCCTCGCAGGCCTCCAGGCAGCGGCGGGACAGGGGCTCCGAGAGCGTCTCGAAGAAGGAGCGCGTGAGCACCGTCTCCAGCGTGGTGGTGCGCTTGCCCGGCGAGGAGTGGTCCCCCAGGTCCGGCACGGAGATGGTGGCCTCCTCGTTCTCCGTCAGCTCGCGCTTGGCCGCCTCCGCCGCCACCTTCAAGCGGCGCAGGCTCTGCGCGTCGTGGGACACGACCTGGCGGAACTCCTCGTCCACCTGCGCCAGGAGCCACTGGACGATGCGCTGGTCGAAGTCCTCGCCGCCCAGCCTCGGGTCGCCGCCCGTGGCGCGCACCTCGAAGACGCCTGACTTCACGTCGAGGATGGACACATCGAAGGTGCCGCCGCCCAGATCGAACACCAGCGCGTTGCCCTCGAAGCCGCGCGACAGGCCGTACGCCAGCGCCGCCGCGGTGGGCTCGTTCACCAGCCGCACCACGTCCAACCCGGCGATGGAGGCCGCCTCGCGCGTGGCCTGCCGCTGGTTGTCGTCGAAGTTGGCGGGGACGGTGATGACGCACTTGGTGACGGCGCGGCCGAAGTGCGCCTGCGCGTCGAGCGCCAGCTCTCCCAGAATCATCGCGGAGACCTGCGTGACGGGCATCACCCGCCCCGCCAGCTTCACGCGCACGTCTCCGGAGGGGCCCGCCACGAGCGGATAGGGCACCAGCGCCTTGGCCTGCTGCACCAGCTCCGGCGTGTAGCGGCGCCCCAGGAAGCGCTTGGTCGCCCACACCACGGAGTCGGGGTGGGCCTCGGCGAGCGCCTGGGCCTGCAGGCCCACGATGCGCTCACCGCCCTTCGTCACGCCGACGATGGAGGGCGTGAGCCGGCCACCCGCACGTGCGGGGATGAGGCGCGGCCGTCCGTCTTCGACGGTGGCGATGGCGCTGTTGGTGGTACCCAGGTCGATGCCGATGACGGGGTCGTGCATGAGGGGCTGTCGGGACCCCACGGTACGGGTCTTGACGCCTCCTCGCCAAGCCCCCTCGCGTTGGAGCTGACCGCCGCTCGATGCTTCCTCGGCCGCTCCGTCCAGGACCCCACGGGGGTGGACGGGCCAGGGGCACCATGCTAAGGGCGCGCACCGTCATGGTGAACGTCTCCATCGCCCGCCGCTACGCCCGCGCCCTCCTCGATGTCTCCTCGGAGGCGGGCCGCATCGACGCCGTCGCCGAGCAGCTGTCCGCCTTCGCCGACATCGTCGCGAAGAACCCGGAGCTGGCGGACGTCCTCCACAACCCCGCCTACTCGCGCTCCCAGCGCGCCCAGGTCGTGGAAGGGGTGATGAAGCTCGTCCCCCAGATGGAGGCCGTGCTGGCCAACACCCTGCGCCTGCTGGTGGACCGCAACCGCCTGTCCTACGTGCCGGATATCGCCCGCGTCTTCCGCGACATGGCGGATGCCCGCGCCGGACGCGTCCGCGGCAGCGTCACCTCCGCCGCCACCCTGTCGGCCGACTCCCTGGCCCAGCTCAAGCAGACGCTCCAGAAGATGACCCAGCGCGAGGTCATCCTCGAGACGCGCGTGGACTCCAGCCTGCTCGGCGGCGTCTCCGCCCAGGTCGGCAGCATCCTCTACGACGGCAGCCTCCGCACCCAGCTGGAAGGCATGCGCCGCGAGCTGAAGCAGCACTAGGAGTAGGGCCGCCGTACGGCAGCCAACGCTCCAGGTCGTCCAGTCACCCCGCAGTCCGGGGCAAACCGGTATTTCCCGTGGCCCTGGGACAGAGGTATACTCCGGGGAACGCGGGGTAACACCCGGTTTTCTGGACGACCTCAACATGCCGCAGTCCCTGCTTCACCCCCTTCCCGGTGGCCCCGTGTTCGCCGTGGCACCCGAGGAGGCCTGGCCATTCCTGGGCGCGGTGCTCAACGCGACAGGTTGTGGCATCGCCCTGTTGGACAGGGAACTGCGGCCCGTGTGGGTGAATGGTGCGCTGGCGTCCCTGTCGTGCATGGAGGCGCGCACGTACCTGGGCCGGCCCCTGGTGGACGTCTGGCCCAAGCTCGCCGTGTCGCTCGCGCCGCTGCTCGCGCGGGCCCTCTCTGGAGAGCACGTGGTGGAGGCCCCGCTGACGGGCGCGATGTCACCCGCGAGTGGTGAGCGGCACCTGCGCGTGGGGCTGTCCCCCGCGCATCAGGCCGGCGTGCCAGTGGGCGTGGTGCTGTGGATGCGGGACGACACGGAGCGCTCGCAGGCGGAGGAGCGGGTCCGCGAGCGCGAGTCCCACATGCGCGGCGTCGCCGACGTGGCCTGTGACGGGTACTTCCTGCACGAGAACGGCACGGTGCTGGACGCCAACCGGGGCATCGCGCAGCTGTTGGGATACGACGTCCCCCGGGAGTTGATCGGCCACCACATCATCGAGTTCGTCGCCCCCGAATACCGGCCCGCGGTGATGTCCGCGGTAACACGAGGCGTGGAGACGCCGTACGAGGTGCTGTGCGTGCGGCGCGACG
This window contains:
- the atpH gene encoding ATP synthase F1 subunit delta, with product MVNVSIARRYARALLDVSSEAGRIDAVAEQLSAFADIVAKNPELADVLHNPAYSRSQRAQVVEGVMKLVPQMEAVLANTLRLLVDRNRLSYVPDIARVFRDMADARAGRVRGSVTSAATLSADSLAQLKQTLQKMTQREVILETRVDSSLLGGVSAQVGSILYDGSLRTQLEGMRRELKQH
- a CDS encoding Hsp70 family protein; the protein is MHDPVIGIDLGTTNSAIATVEDGRPRLIPARAGGRLTPSIVGVTKGGERIVGLQAQALAEAHPDSVVWATKRFLGRRYTPELVQQAKALVPYPLVAGPSGDVRVKLAGRVMPVTQVSAMILGELALDAQAHFGRAVTKCVITVPANFDDNQRQATREAASIAGLDVVRLVNEPTAAALAYGLSRGFEGNALVFDLGGGTFDVSILDVKSGVFEVRATGGDPRLGGEDFDQRIVQWLLAQVDEEFRQVVSHDAQSLRRLKVAAEAAKRELTENEEATISVPDLGDHSSPGKRTTTLETVLTRSFFETLSEPLSRRCLEACEGVMREAKMDPRSVDVVLLVGGMTRVPMMRRLVADFFGRAPSTDVHPDEAVALGAAVQADELLRQSGQALLLDVASQSLGVGVLGGRVKRLIGKNTGVPVVARDIFFPGTSGQSEARIPVYQGESEFQDENHKLGEVVLKSLHVAARGDVPLEVVFELSGEAILSVKATDLTTGNMETVRLEARAGLPHGEAEKLGAEQANYAKSQGVVDAKRAEETFRKLLERGEKLARLLQKSAQENPSPEAEAAVGTVQRLLDGGRTALDGKDAAKCAAIARQLTQLLSGKQEPRA
- a CDS encoding beta-propeller domain-containing protein, with amino-acid sequence MRQWKRYGWVGLAAMAVVGCGDDKQPWWMENEPVRQEARLDAFSSCESLESFIEDTATKRMRAMLEASRPRGWWMGDGMPSLPNMGGQPEDDGSGSPREPDDYTGTNNQVAGVHEADFVQNDGTNLFVLSGSRLYVHRSWPAEQLTLSATMDIEGAPREMLYDKERRRLVITSQVDDGRPGRPSVWGPGIGLGLVADCAGFNCGGPQGGDTLKVTVVDVANLAAPQVARQLYLPGSYLSARRVDGAVRLVLSDDFRWPDDVRFSPEYSRELFEDRDRLDKAIDALISKNEKLIRAQSLDNWISSGRSVAADGKVTPLHRACSDFYRPNASSGLGFVTVVSLDLDAPGDGTPPGHTSVVSAPGEVYASAESLYLAVSHWWWSQPANESDHTYLHKFDIREPGRAAYVASGSVQGSLVNQFAMDEYEGVLRVATTVTTMRDFGMGNTSGPPGGGVNTVSRVVTLADRGDGLKELGRSEDLAPGERIFSARFVGKKGYVVTFLQKDPLFTFDLSDPAHPRKVGALSIPGFSTYIHPLGDTHLLTFGEDRDLDGGWTSRALKVSLFDVSDLANPKETFTHRVGTLSSYSEALYEHKAFNFFPSKGLLAVPFMDWGQGSGNYWQGFTSELRVFRVDTATGITPLGAVSMNDMYQRANVNRWTGVWTPFVRRSVMADDYVYAISDAGVRAAKAQSLQTPVATTYFQPPLH
- a CDS encoding TIGR02266 family protein; this encodes MNAPTSTTREPVFVVDDSRTAREVVRLHLARLGCEPVTLEGGEACLAELTRRAPMLILMDLRMERMQGDEVCRAVKSHPAGRNVPVIMFTSAGEPHEVMHCWRAGADDFLPKPVVLEALQAKLVAVRGARERSKEGPPKGRRMLLVEGGRFLHTFLGGALEQEGLHVLYARDAQDAEKLASEHAALLDGFLVDVSRSPRETLALAAKLREVHPRKPLVLLSRAEESAEVLARAQALSGAPLLEKRHLGADELLGRVLSRLVPERVPLRAAERVPFFTVVEFSPVGGGATLSGFSHDASPEGLFVRTLTPAREGTKLSLRVLLAGQRTPCSAEATVVWSNPPRLPGAFRAPAGMGLRLERMDPALTQQFVRFVPRTHGFPPPGTPRASGF